A genomic stretch from Podospora pseudoanserina strain CBS 124.78 chromosome 3, whole genome shotgun sequence includes:
- a CDS encoding hypothetical protein (EggNog:ENOG503P7QJ), translated as MNRFTARVLLAQATPMSRRLAFPVITGVRPGRSYSDVSSPKAAEQASAESGGSRSKEAIEQDAVQKGEREGSSGAGFVPDQLAQGGAKGRTGGGEPLESSHHPPAQPKISNSSVPGNKPNLTKEQQEEVDAHNAEFEKKHGRAAKANDDKVNKAFWSGRGDRNIKGAAEE; from the coding sequence atgaacCGCTTCACCGCTCGCGTTTTGCTTGCCCAAGCTACTCCAATGTCCCGCAGACTGGCGTTTCCAGTCATCACCGGCGTGAGACCGGGCCGATCCTACAGCGATGTTTCTTCCCCTAAGGCGGCGGAGCAGGCTAGCGCTGAAAGCGGCGGTTCTCGCAGCAAGGAAGCCATCGAGCAGGATGCCGTCCAGAAAGGCGAGCGCGAAGGCTCGTCTGGAGCCGGCTTTGTCCCCGACCAACTCGCCCAAGGTGGCGCTAAGGGCCGCACCGGTGGAGGAGAACCGTTGGAGAGCTCCCACCATCCCCCGGCCCAACCAAAGATCAGCAACTCCAGCGTTCCTGGCAACAAGCCCAACCTGACCaaagagcaacaagaagaggtcGATGCTCACAAcgccgagtttgagaagaagcacgGCCGAGCGGCCAAGGCCAATGATGACAAGGTCAACAAGGCGTTCTGGAGTGGCAGAGGTGATCGCAATATCAAGGGGGCTGCGGAGGAGTAG